Proteins from one Clostridium cellulovorans 743B genomic window:
- a CDS encoding OmpL47-type beta-barrel domain-containing protein, producing the protein MKKYYLSSCLFLASLLLTLQLVFPFVTVSAATINTNLLPPSNLALELTTPSDVKLTWSSVYGATGYTIYGIIDGQLIQLATTTSTSYTFNNQAEGAYSYVVSTSSGDSESGPCAPVSATVDYPTMAAPATLTGKIQNGNDIALSWTSSQYAQSYNVYQVSTNGDKTLVTSVKTTSYTIPNVVAGSYTYSVSAVNALYGESVPSSEAKLDVIYPVMSVPGNFTYTIANGNDITLKWTGTPYATSYKVYQVINGEKVLKSTVSTTSASYTNMPAGDYAFEVYSFSDRFGESQVGSATSLSLTLPVMQAPSNLTYTVTNGNDITLKWSPSTYATAYNVYQIINGEKVLKSTTTSTTAVYSNLPESDYSFEIYSYSSRFNESPTGSQTSLSLVWPVMQAPENLTYSIANGNDISLKWTAIPYAKGYKVYQIVNGERVLKSTVTTTAVTYANLPAGDYTYEVTSYSDRFGETPAGSTTNISLILPVMEAPTSAIQAIKSATSFTLTWDAVPYATSYKVYQVVNGQKVLKSTVTTTSVSYTNMTAGSYIYEIHSYSTRFGESAEGFTLTFTLNGQVLQAPTNLTYTITNGNDITLKWTAAPYATSYKIYQVINGELVLKKTVTTTAAAFTNMPEGDYYFVVNSVSAVLGESPVGAETTFSLTHPVIAAPGNLTYAIKNGNDITFTWSAVPYANSYKLYELVDGQYVLKTTVTATSATLSNVSEGDHNYYVTAVSSRFGETVEGSQSTVSVVFPTMLNPNNLTYTITSGNNITLNWSPVTYAKSYNVYQIIDGQRVLKQTVTGTTAGFSNMPEGDYTFEVTSASDRFGESQQASTVSLNIVFPVMQAPANFAYVISNGNYFTLSWATVPYATNYKIYQIINGEKVLKYTLTNTVTSLTFGNMPEGDYSYEIYSYSNRFGESSAGSNLSFTLVFPTMQAPLNLTSTILNGNDINLKWTAAPYATAYNIYQIIDGQKVFKQTVTTNAVTFTNLPADDYVYEVYSYATRFGESPVGSQIQVSVIWPVVQAPTVTRNVYNVNNITLTWQKITWANEYRVYEVVGGVNQLLYKGTALTYTAFNVSETTHNYIVTAYSTRFGESVASNQITETIIYPDMQAPNVTVKIVNPTTVQLSWNFITYANGYNIYEIIDGNPVLLVKNLNNLSYTLYNVSYANHQYFVSAYSNSFGESAPSSTVLAKLIVDTTAPVTSANAQTDWTNQNSVNVTLSAVDTETGVANTYYSINDGAFIAGTSFAISAEGITKVSFYSVDKVGNIEATKTIYVKLDRTAPVTISDVNGNWTKNDVTVNLTATDALSGVYKTFYSIDNSSFAQGTSFTVSGEGIHKVTFYSVDKAGNIETATTVYVRIDNSAPVTISDLNDNWSKDDVTVNLTATDSLSGVYKTFYSIDDSSFAQGTSFTVSGEGVHKVTFYSIDNAGNIETTTTVYVRIDNSTPVTISDLNNNWSKDDVTINLTATDALSGIYKTFYSIDDADYVEGTSLTVSGSGIHKVTFYSIDNAGNIEPTTTVYVRIDSSAPVTISDLKTTWSKNDVTVNLTATDALSGVYKTFYSIDGSDYLEGTSFIVKGEGIHKVSFYSVDNVGNIETITTTYVKIDRTAPTISMNLDGLYKLGSTLKLSYVVSDNLSGIASEKMLVFAPNDTLGKEVLNGSTIQIDKAGVYKVIVTATDAAGNTVKIEKQFSVYIVANIQVTAQNIKANNGVFTVRVDMPTEYAGLGFDLDTAKVNGVSALNSNNGYYNQAKHGQFKFNRSDFSWTSPVQVIQFSCYVNGYLVIGETTVNVKL; encoded by the coding sequence ATGAAAAAATATTATCTTAGCAGTTGCCTTTTCTTGGCATCACTGCTATTAACGTTACAACTGGTCTTCCCTTTTGTAACCGTATCTGCAGCAACTATCAATACCAACCTTCTGCCACCAAGCAACCTTGCTCTTGAGCTTACTACCCCTAGCGATGTAAAGCTTACTTGGAGCTCAGTTTATGGTGCCACTGGCTATACTATATATGGGATTATTGATGGTCAGCTTATTCAACTTGCTACTACAACATCAACATCCTATACTTTCAATAACCAAGCAGAAGGTGCTTATAGCTATGTTGTATCAACTTCAAGTGGTGATAGTGAGTCTGGTCCTTGTGCACCAGTATCAGCTACTGTTGATTATCCAACTATGGCTGCACCAGCAACTTTAACTGGTAAAATCCAAAATGGAAATGATATAGCATTAAGTTGGACAAGTTCTCAATATGCCCAAAGCTATAATGTTTATCAAGTTTCTACAAACGGGGATAAAACTTTAGTTACTTCAGTAAAAACTACTTCTTACACTATTCCAAATGTAGTTGCTGGAAGCTATACTTATTCAGTTTCTGCTGTTAACGCTCTTTATGGAGAATCTGTTCCATCAAGTGAAGCTAAATTAGATGTTATTTATCCAGTTATGTCAGTTCCTGGTAATTTCACTTACACAATAGCAAACGGAAATGATATTACACTTAAATGGACTGGTACACCTTATGCTACAAGCTACAAGGTTTATCAAGTTATTAACGGAGAAAAAGTATTAAAGAGCACAGTTTCAACTACAAGTGCTTCTTACACTAACATGCCTGCTGGCGATTATGCTTTTGAGGTTTATTCCTTTAGTGATCGATTTGGTGAATCACAAGTTGGAAGTGCAACATCACTTTCATTAACTTTACCAGTGATGCAAGCTCCTAGTAATTTAACTTATACTGTTACAAACGGGAACGACATTACCCTAAAATGGAGTCCTTCGACTTATGCAACAGCTTATAATGTATATCAAATTATCAATGGAGAAAAAGTTTTAAAGAGTACAACTACTTCAACTACTGCAGTTTATAGCAATCTACCAGAAAGTGATTACTCTTTTGAAATATACTCTTATAGTAGTAGATTTAACGAATCTCCTACTGGAAGCCAAACATCCCTATCATTAGTTTGGCCAGTAATGCAAGCCCCAGAAAATTTGACCTATTCAATTGCAAACGGAAATGATATTTCATTAAAATGGACAGCAATTCCTTACGCAAAAGGCTACAAGGTTTACCAGATTGTAAATGGAGAAAGAGTTTTAAAAAGCACTGTAACAACAACTGCAGTTACTTATGCAAATCTTCCTGCTGGAGATTATACCTATGAAGTTACTTCATATAGTGACCGTTTTGGTGAAACACCAGCTGGCAGCACTACAAACATTTCTTTAATTCTTCCAGTTATGGAGGCACCAACAAGCGCTATACAAGCAATTAAGAGTGCTACATCTTTCACATTAACTTGGGATGCAGTACCATATGCTACAAGCTATAAGGTTTACCAAGTAGTTAATGGACAAAAAGTTTTAAAAAGTACTGTAACTACAACTTCAGTATCATATACAAACATGACTGCTGGTAGCTATATATATGAAATTCATTCATATTCAACTCGCTTTGGAGAATCTGCAGAAGGCTTTACTCTTACCTTCACATTGAACGGACAAGTTCTTCAAGCACCAACAAACTTAACTTACACTATAACAAATGGTAATGATATAACTTTAAAATGGACTGCCGCTCCATATGCTACAAGTTATAAAATATATCAAGTAATTAATGGCGAATTAGTTTTGAAAAAGACTGTTACTACAACAGCTGCTGCATTTACTAATATGCCTGAAGGTGATTACTATTTCGTAGTAAACTCAGTATCCGCAGTTTTAGGTGAATCTCCAGTTGGAGCTGAAACAACATTTTCATTAACTCATCCAGTTATTGCTGCTCCAGGAAACCTAACTTATGCTATTAAGAATGGAAATGACATAACTTTTACTTGGTCAGCTGTCCCTTACGCTAATAGCTATAAGCTTTATGAATTAGTAGATGGACAATATGTTTTAAAAACAACAGTAACTGCTACATCTGCAACTTTATCTAATGTTTCAGAAGGAGACCATAACTACTATGTTACTGCTGTAAGTTCTCGTTTTGGAGAAACAGTAGAAGGAAGCCAATCAACTGTTTCAGTTGTTTTCCCAACAATGTTAAACCCAAATAACTTAACTTATACTATTACAAGCGGAAATAACATCACTCTAAATTGGAGTCCAGTGACTTATGCAAAATCTTATAATGTTTATCAAATAATTGATGGACAAAGAGTATTAAAGCAAACCGTTACAGGCACAACAGCAGGTTTTTCAAATATGCCTGAAGGAGACTATACCTTTGAAGTAACTTCTGCTAGTGATCGTTTTGGCGAATCACAACAAGCAAGTACAGTTTCATTAAATATAGTTTTCCCAGTTATGCAAGCTCCAGCTAACTTTGCTTATGTCATCTCTAACGGTAACTATTTTACTTTAAGCTGGGCTACAGTACCATATGCTACAAACTACAAAATTTATCAAATCATAAATGGAGAAAAGGTGTTAAAATATACTTTAACAAACACTGTTACTTCTTTAACATTTGGTAATATGCCTGAAGGAGATTATAGCTACGAAATATACTCCTACAGCAACCGTTTTGGTGAATCTTCAGCAGGAAGTAATTTAAGCTTCACTTTAGTTTTCCCAACAATGCAAGCTCCACTTAACCTAACTAGTACTATTTTAAACGGAAATGACATTAATTTGAAATGGACTGCAGCACCTTATGCAACAGCTTACAATATTTATCAAATTATAGACGGACAAAAAGTATTCAAACAAACAGTTACTACTAATGCAGTAACTTTTACAAATCTTCCAGCTGATGACTATGTTTATGAAGTATATTCATATGCTACTCGTTTTGGAGAATCACCAGTAGGTAGCCAAATACAAGTTTCAGTAATCTGGCCAGTAGTTCAAGCACCAACGGTTACTAGAAATGTTTATAACGTAAATAACATTACTTTAACTTGGCAAAAAATTACTTGGGCAAATGAATATCGTGTATATGAAGTAGTAGGCGGTGTTAATCAATTACTATATAAAGGAACAGCATTAACTTATACTGCGTTCAATGTATCAGAAACTACTCACAACTATATAGTAACTGCTTATAGCACTCGTTTCGGTGAATCAGTTGCTTCAAATCAAATAACTGAAACTATCATATACCCAGATATGCAAGCTCCAAATGTAACTGTTAAGATCGTGAATCCAACAACAGTTCAGCTTTCTTGGAACTTTATCACTTACGCTAATGGATACAATATATATGAAATTATTGATGGTAACCCAGTTCTACTTGTTAAGAACCTAAATAATTTATCATATACTCTATACAATGTTTCATACGCAAATCATCAATACTTTGTTAGCGCTTACAGTAACTCTTTTGGTGAATCAGCACCATCTAGCACTGTTTTAGCAAAACTTATTGTTGATACTACTGCACCAGTTACAAGTGCTAATGCACAAACAGATTGGACAAACCAAAATTCTGTAAATGTTACTTTATCAGCAGTTGACACTGAAACAGGTGTTGCAAATACCTATTATTCAATAAACGATGGTGCCTTTATAGCAGGAACTTCATTTGCTATAAGTGCTGAAGGTATTACAAAAGTATCTTTCTACTCAGTTGATAAAGTAGGAAATATCGAAGCAACAAAAACAATCTATGTTAAACTTGATAGAACTGCTCCTGTTACTATTTCAGATGTAAATGGGAATTGGACAAAGAACGATGTAACTGTAAACTTAACTGCTACTGATGCTTTAAGTGGCGTTTATAAAACTTTCTACTCAATTGATAATTCAAGCTTTGCTCAAGGAACTTCCTTCACAGTAAGCGGAGAAGGCATTCATAAAGTAACCTTCTATTCAGTTGATAAGGCTGGAAATATCGAAACTGCTACAACTGTTTACGTAAGAATCGATAATTCAGCTCCAGTTACTATTTCAGATTTAAATGATAACTGGTCTAAAGATGATGTAACTGTAAACTTAACTGCTACTGATTCTTTAAGTGGCGTTTATAAGACTTTCTACTCAATTGATGATTCAAGCTTTGCTCAAGGAACTTCCTTCACAGTAAGCGGAGAAGGCGTTCACAAAGTAACCTTCTATTCAATTGATAACGCTGGAAACATCGAGACTACTACAACTGTTTATGTAAGAATCGATAATTCAACTCCAGTTACTATTTCAGATTTAAATAATAACTGGTCTAAAGATGATGTAACTATTAACTTAACTGCTACTGATGCTTTAAGTGGCATTTATAAGACTTTCTACTCAATTGATGATGCTGATTACGTTGAAGGAACTTCATTGACAGTAAGTGGTTCAGGTATCCACAAAGTAACCTTCTATTCAATTGACAACGCTGGAAATATTGAACCTACTACAACTGTTTATGTAAGAATCGATAGTTCAGCTCCAGTTACTATTTCAGATTTAAAGACAACTTGGTCAAAAAATGATGTAACTGTAAACTTAACTGCTACTGATGCTTTAAGTGGTGTTTATAAGACTTTCTACTCAATCGATGGTTCTGATTACCTTGAAGGAACTTCTTTCATAGTAAAAGGAGAAGGTATCCACAAAGTAAGCTTCTATTCAGTAGACAATGTTGGTAACATCGAAACAATTACAACAACTTACGTTAAAATTGATAGAACTGCTCCAACAATATCAATGAACTTAGATGGCTTATATAAACTTGGTTCAACATTAAAATTATCTTATGTTGTATCAGACAACCTTTCTGGTATAGCTAGCGAAAAAATGCTTGTTTTTGCTCCAAATGATACTCTTGGAAAAGAAGTTTTAAATGGTTCAACAATCCAAATTGATAAAGCAGGCGTTTATAAGGTAATTGTTACTGCAACTGATGCTGCTGGAAACACTGTTAAAATTGAAAAGCAATTCTCAGTATACATTGTAGCTAACATCCAAGTAACTGCACAAAATATTAAAGCTAACAATGGAGTATTTACTGTTCGTGTAGATATGCCAACGGAATACGCAGGTCTTGGTTTTGACCTTGACACTGCAAAAGTTAATGGTGTAAGTGCCCTTAACAGCAACAATGGTTATTACAACCAAGCTAAACACGGTCAATTCAAATTTAACCGTTCAGACTTTAGTTGGACATCTCCAGTACAAGTAATCCAATTCAGCTGCTATGTAAATGGATACCTTGTAATTGGTGAAACAACTGTTAATGTTAAATTATAA
- a CDS encoding OmpL47-type beta-barrel domain-containing protein, producing MKKHRLSSCLFFVSLLITLQLVFPFVNVFGSPSNTIVLPPSNLTLELTTPSDVKLTWSPIYGATGYNIYGILDGQITKLSTTTSTSYVINNIAEGDYSYVISTLSGDSESGPCAPVSTTIDYPTMAAPTNLVSKVQNANDISLTWTSSQYAQSYKVYQLATDGTKTLVSSVNTNSYIAANLPAGSYTYVVSAINPLYGESVVSTETKAEVIHPTMAAPTNLTSSIVNGNDITLRWTTTTYATSYKVYQIIDGQKVLKSTVASTSASFANMPAGNYDFEVYSFSDRFGESQVGSSTSLSLTLPTMQAPTNFTYTVTNGNDITLKWNASTYATAYNIYQIIDGQKVLKGTVTSTSATYSNMPQGDYSFEVYSYSNRFNESPTGAQTSFSLVWPIMQAPDNLTYSIANGNDINLKWSSVPNAKGYKVYQVINGERVLKSTVATTTVTYANLPAGDYTYEVVSYSDRFGETQTGNTVNVFLVLPTMEAPANAIQTIKSANSFSLTWDSVPYATSYKVYQIVNGEKVLKSTVTNTTLSFSNMTPGEYSYEIYSVSSRFGESVNGANVTFNLDGQVLDAPGNLTYTITNGNDITLRWTAVPYATSYKVYQMVNGEKVLLKTVTTTSVVLTNMAGGDYDIIVDAISTTLGESPVGAETTFSLVLPVMDAPGNLAYTLKNGNDVVLTWSAVTYGINYKVYELIDGQYVLKTTVTTTTATLTNVSKGDHTYVVTAVSPRFGETQEGSQTSFTLDFPTMVKPENLTYSIASGNNVTLSWNAVAYAKSYNVYQIIDGQRVLNQTVTGTSVSFVNMTPEGDYTFEVTSNSDRFGESEEGSQVSLSLVFPVMVAPSNFAYTITNGNYINLKWDIVPYATSYKIYQIVNGEKVLKSIATTNSASFSNMPEGDYSYEIYSYSSRFGESLDGSRVDFTLVFPIMQEPANLTNTIVNGNDIKLIWNASTYATAYNVYQIVDGQKVLKQTVTTTTATFTNLPAGNYTYEVYSYCPRFGESPVGSSIDISLVWPIVQPPTVTRTISNVNNITLAWQKVTWATEYRVYEIVNGVDQLLYKGTALTYVGYNLTEATHSFKVTAYSTRFGESVASNIITEKIVYPIMQNPTVTAKVVNGTSVKLTWNLINYANGYNIYEIIDGKPVLLVKNLNNLTYTITNASLATHQYVVTSYSNSFGESALSTAKATAIIVDTVAPVTSATAEANWTNKSSVTVALSAADALSGVAKTYYSINGGAYVEGTSFAITQEGITKVTFYSVDKSGNTEAVQTIYIKIDRVTPITTSDINASWSKNAVPVKLSATDSLSGISKTFYSIDDLSFVEGASFTLQGEGVHKVSFYSVDNAGNAETATITYVRIDSSAPVTTSDVNGNWTNNDVVVNLTATDALSGVSKTFYSIDDSSFAEGTSFTVQGEGVHKVTFYSIDNLGNTEVVNTVYVRIDNSTPITISDISDNWSKDNVVVSLTTTDALSGVYKTFYSIDDADFTEGTSFTVQGEGTHKIAFYSVDNAGNIEATTTTYVKIDNVGPTTISDLTDNWYKNDVTVNLTATDALSGVSKTFYSIDDADFAESTSFTVTGEGTHKVVFYSVDNAGNVETTTTTYVKIDNVGPTTISDLTDNWYKNDVTVNLTATDALSGVSKTFYSIDGADFVEGTSFTITGEGTHKIVFYSVDNAGNVETTTTTYVKLDNKGPVTISDIKDSWSKNDVTVNLTATDALSGVSKTFYSIDGANFVEGTSFTVTGEGTHKIVFYSVDNAGNVETTTTTYVKIDKTGPTVTMNLNDKYDLNATLALNYTAQDALSGVLSGKILVLKPGDTVATEIANGGSIKLDKAGTYKVTVIVTDAAGNSTTVEKTVTVSAPVTPPTPTTPDCPYHDHCCGHFRLEVQIFFLYFTIDVCWDKNYNFHATLEFGWNSNYNKSSCSQKLPKQISKKAILKLFF from the coding sequence ATGAAAAAACATCGTCTTAGCAGCTGTCTATTTTTTGTTTCACTGCTAATAACGTTACAACTGGTTTTTCCTTTTGTAAACGTATTCGGTTCCCCATCTAATACCATAGTTTTACCACCAAGTAATCTTACATTAGAGTTAACTACACCTAGTGATGTAAAGCTTACTTGGAGCCCGATTTATGGTGCTACTGGATATAATATCTACGGTATTCTTGATGGTCAAATTACAAAACTTTCTACCACCACGTCAACCTCCTATGTTATAAATAACATAGCAGAAGGTGATTATAGTTATGTTATATCAACATTAAGTGGTGATAGCGAATCTGGTCCTTGCGCACCGGTTTCAACAACTATTGATTATCCAACAATGGCTGCACCAACAAACTTAGTTTCTAAGGTGCAGAATGCAAATGATATATCTTTGACTTGGACAAGTTCTCAATATGCTCAAAGCTACAAGGTATATCAACTTGCCACGGATGGCACAAAAACTTTAGTATCTTCAGTGAATACTAATTCATACATTGCTGCTAATTTACCTGCTGGCAGCTATACTTATGTAGTTTCTGCTATTAATCCTCTTTACGGTGAATCTGTGGTTTCAACTGAAACCAAAGCTGAAGTAATTCACCCAACAATGGCAGCACCTACTAATTTAACCTCCTCTATCGTAAACGGAAATGATATTACACTTAGATGGACTACTACAACATACGCTACTAGCTATAAGGTTTACCAAATCATTGATGGTCAAAAGGTACTAAAAAGCACCGTTGCAAGCACAAGTGCTTCTTTTGCTAATATGCCTGCTGGTAATTATGATTTCGAAGTTTATTCCTTTAGTGATCGCTTTGGTGAATCGCAAGTTGGAAGTTCAACATCACTTTCATTAACTTTACCAACAATGCAGGCACCAACCAATTTTACTTATACTGTTACAAACGGAAACGATATTACATTAAAATGGAATGCCTCAACCTACGCAACAGCTTACAATATATATCAAATTATCGATGGACAGAAAGTGCTTAAAGGTACAGTTACTTCGACTTCTGCAACTTATAGCAATATGCCACAAGGAGATTATTCTTTTGAAGTATATTCCTATAGTAATAGATTTAATGAATCTCCTACTGGAGCTCAAACATCTTTTTCATTAGTTTGGCCAATAATGCAAGCTCCTGACAATTTAACTTATTCTATTGCAAACGGAAATGATATCAATTTAAAATGGTCATCAGTTCCTAATGCAAAAGGATATAAAGTTTACCAAGTTATAAATGGAGAAAGAGTTTTAAAGAGTACTGTAGCAACAACTACTGTTACTTATGCAAATCTTCCTGCTGGAGATTATACATATGAAGTTGTTTCCTATAGTGATCGTTTTGGTGAGACACAAACAGGCAACACTGTTAATGTATTTTTAGTTCTTCCAACTATGGAAGCACCAGCAAATGCAATACAAACTATTAAGAGTGCTAACTCTTTTTCGTTAACTTGGGATTCAGTACCATATGCTACAAGCTATAAAGTATACCAAATAGTTAATGGTGAAAAAGTTTTAAAAAGCACTGTAACTAATACAACATTATCTTTTTCAAACATGACTCCAGGTGAGTATAGTTATGAAATTTATTCTGTTTCTTCTCGTTTCGGCGAATCAGTTAATGGAGCTAATGTTACATTTAATTTAGATGGACAAGTATTAGATGCTCCTGGAAATTTAACTTATACTATAACAAATGGTAATGATATTACATTAAGATGGACAGCAGTACCATATGCTACAAGTTATAAAGTATATCAAATGGTTAATGGAGAAAAAGTTTTATTAAAAACTGTTACCACTACAAGTGTTGTTCTTACAAATATGGCTGGTGGCGATTACGATATTATTGTAGACGCTATATCAACAACTTTAGGTGAATCTCCAGTTGGAGCTGAAACTACTTTCTCATTAGTCCTTCCAGTAATGGATGCCCCAGGAAATCTAGCTTATACTCTTAAAAATGGAAATGATGTAGTCCTTACTTGGTCAGCTGTGACTTATGGAATAAACTACAAAGTGTATGAGCTAATAGATGGACAATATGTTCTAAAAACAACTGTAACTACTACTACAGCAACTTTAACTAATGTGTCAAAAGGGGATCATACTTATGTTGTTACCGCTGTAAGCCCTCGTTTCGGCGAAACACAAGAAGGTAGCCAAACATCATTTACACTTGACTTCCCAACTATGGTTAAACCTGAAAACTTAACATATAGTATTGCAAGTGGAAATAATGTTACGCTAAGCTGGAATGCAGTTGCTTATGCAAAATCTTATAATGTTTATCAAATAATTGATGGACAAAGAGTATTAAATCAAACAGTAACAGGCACATCTGTATCATTTGTTAATATGACACCTGAAGGTGATTATACCTTTGAAGTGACTTCTAACAGTGATCGTTTTGGCGAATCAGAAGAAGGAAGTCAAGTATCTCTTAGTTTAGTTTTCCCAGTTATGGTTGCACCAAGCAATTTTGCATATACCATTACAAACGGAAACTATATCAACTTAAAATGGGATATCGTGCCATATGCTACAAGCTATAAAATTTATCAAATTGTAAATGGCGAAAAAGTATTAAAATCAATCGCTACTACTAATTCAGCTAGTTTCTCTAATATGCCTGAAGGAGATTATAGCTATGAAATTTACTCATATAGTAGCCGTTTCGGTGAATCACTAGACGGAAGCAGAGTAGATTTCACTTTAGTTTTCCCAATAATGCAAGAACCAGCTAATTTAACTAATACCATTGTAAATGGAAATGACATTAAATTAATTTGGAATGCATCAACTTATGCAACAGCATATAATGTATATCAAATTGTTGATGGACAAAAAGTTCTAAAACAAACTGTTACTACTACAACTGCGACCTTCACTAACTTACCAGCTGGCAATTATACCTACGAGGTTTACTCTTACTGTCCTCGTTTTGGTGAATCACCAGTAGGTAGTTCAATAGATATTTCTTTAGTTTGGCCAATAGTTCAGCCACCAACAGTAACTAGAACTATATCTAATGTTAATAACATAACTTTAGCTTGGCAAAAAGTTACTTGGGCTACTGAATATCGTGTATATGAAATAGTAAACGGTGTTGATCAACTATTATATAAAGGGACTGCCTTAACTTATGTTGGCTACAATTTAACTGAAGCTACTCATAGTTTCAAAGTGACTGCATACAGTACTCGTTTTGGTGAGTCAGTAGCATCAAATATAATAACTGAAAAAATTGTATATCCAATTATGCAAAATCCAACTGTAACTGCAAAAGTAGTAAATGGTACTTCTGTTAAACTTACTTGGAATCTTATCAACTATGCTAATGGATACAATATCTATGAAATCATAGATGGCAAACCAGTTCTACTTGTAAAAAACTTAAACAACTTAACTTATACAATAACTAATGCTTCACTTGCTACTCATCAATATGTTGTTACTTCATATAGTAATTCTTTTGGTGAATCAGCACTATCTACTGCAAAAGCGACAGCTATTATTGTTGATACTGTTGCACCAGTTACAAGTGCTACTGCAGAAGCAAACTGGACAAATAAAAGTTCAGTTACAGTTGCTTTATCAGCAGCTGATGCTCTATCAGGCGTTGCAAAAACATACTATTCAATAAATGGTGGTGCTTATGTAGAAGGAACATCATTTGCAATAACTCAAGAAGGTATTACAAAAGTTACCTTCTACTCTGTTGATAAATCAGGTAATACTGAAGCAGTTCAAACAATATACATAAAAATTGATAGAGTAACACCTATCACAACTTCAGATATAAATGCAAGCTGGTCAAAGAATGCTGTACCTGTTAAATTAAGTGCTACAGATTCCCTAAGTGGAATTTCTAAGACTTTCTATTCAATTGATGACTTAAGCTTTGTTGAAGGTGCTTCTTTTACATTACAAGGAGAAGGTGTTCATAAAGTATCCTTCTACTCAGTAGATAATGCAGGAAATGCTGAAACTGCTACTATAACTTATGTTAGAATTGATAGTTCAGCTCCAGTTACAACTTCTGATGTAAATGGAAATTGGACAAATAATGATGTAGTTGTTAACTTAACTGCTACTGATGCTTTAAGTGGTGTTTCAAAAACTTTCTACTCAATTGATGATTCAAGCTTTGCTGAAGGTACTTCTTTCACAGTACAAGGAGAAGGTGTTCACAAAGTAACCTTCTACTCAATTGACAACTTAGGAAATACTGAAGTAGTTAATACTGTATATGTAAGAATAGACAATTCAACTCCAATTACTATCTCCGATATAAGTGATAACTGGTCAAAAGATAATGTAGTTGTTAGCTTAACTACTACTGATGCTTTAAGTGGCGTTTACAAAACTTTCTACTCAATTGATGATGCTGACTTTACTGAAGGTACTTCTTTCACAGTACAAGGAGAAGGAACTCACAAAATAGCATTCTACTCAGTTGACAATGCTGGTAATATTGAAGCTACTACTACAACTTATGTTAAGATCGACAACGTAGGTCCAACTACAATTTCAGATTTAACTGACAATTGGTATAAAAATGATGTAACTGTTAACTTAACTGCTACTGATGCTTTAAGTGGCGTTTCAAAAACTTTCTACTCAATTGATGATGCTGACTTTGCTGAAAGTACTTCTTTCACAGTAACTGGAGAAGGAACTCACAAAGTAGTATTCTACTCAGTTGATAATGCTGGTAATGTTGAAACTACTACTACAACTTATGTTAAGATCGACAACGTAGGTCCAACTACAATTTCAGATTTAACTGACAATTGGTATAAAAATGATGTAACTGTTAACTTAACTGCTACTGATGCTTTAAGTGGCGTTTCAAAAACTTTCTACTCAATTGATGGTGCTGACTTTGTTGAAGGTACTTCTTTCACAATAACTGGAGAAGGAACTCACAAAATAGTATTCTACTCAGTTGACAATGCTGGTAATGTTGAAACTACTACTACAACTTATGTTAAGCTTGATAACAAAGGACCTGTTACTATCTCTGATATAAAAGATAGTTGGTCAAAAAATGATGTAACTGTTAACTTAACTGCTACTGATGCTTTAAGTGGCGTTTCAAAAACTTTCTACTCAATTGATGGTGCTAACTTTGTTGAAGGTACTTCTTTCACAGTAACTGGAGAAGGAACTCACAAAATAGTATTCTACTCAGTTGACAATGCTGGTAATGTTGAAACTACTACTACAACTTATGTTAAGATCGACAAAACTGGACCAACAGTAACAATGAATCTAAATGATAAATATGACCTTAATGCTACACTAGCATTAAACTATACAGCACAAGATGCTCTTTCTGGAGTATTAAGTGGAAAGATTCTTGTTTTAAAACCTGGTGATACAGTTGCAACAGAAATTGCTAATGGCGGAAGCATTAAACTTGATAAGGCTGGTACTTACAAAGTAACTGTTATAGTTACTGATGCAGCTGGAAACAGCACTACTGTTGAAAAAACAGTAACTGTTAGCGCTCCAGTTACTCCACCAACACCAACTACACCTGATTGTCCTTACCATGACCATTGCTGTGGACATTTCAGACTTGAAGTACAAATTTTCTTCTTATACTTCACTATAGATGTTTGTTGGGATAAAAATTATAACTTCCATGCAACTTTAGAATTTGGTTGGAACTCTAATTATAATAAATCTTCATGTTCCCAAAAACTTCCTAAACAAATTTCTAAAAAGGCAATTTTAAAACTTTTCTTCTAA